Genomic window (Caldinitratiruptor microaerophilus):
GGGGTGCGTCCTACCCGGGCTCGAAGCCCCTACTTGGACTTGCACCGTGGCGGAGATTGCCCGTGCCACTCCCCCGTCGCCGGGGGACTTGCGTTTCTCTGGCTCTTTACGGGTACACGCCGCTCGGCGGCCGTGCCGCGCGGCCTCGCGGCCGCCGGCTTCCGCCGAGAGGAGCCCCTTGGGGAGGGCCCCGCCGGCTTTCCCCATCGTGGGCTCGCGCCCCCCGGCCTTGCGGCCGGCGCCAGCTTTCTGCCCGCCGGCCCCGACGGCCGGCGGCGCAGCGGTGCCGGGAAGTTCCTCACCGCCATCGACGCCGTCCCGGCCGGTGCGAGCGCCCTGCCGGGCTCCCGGCCGGGCCCCGGCGCGCGGCGGTGCGACCACCTACCGAACTCCCGCAAGACGTATGCGGTTTTCCCCCTCTCGGGGCACTCCATCCTAACACGGCGCCCCGCCGGCGTCAAGCCGTGTACGACCCCGCCGCGGCGGCTGCAGTCCGGCAGGCGCCCGGGAAACGCACAGGCCCGATGCACGGGCACCGGGCCTGGCTCGCTGGTTGCGGGGACAGGATTTGAACCTGTGACCTTCGGGTCATGAGCCCGACGAGCTACCTGGCTGCTCCACCCCGCGGCGTCCTTTCGACGTCACTCATTATAGGCCTCCCGTACGGTCTGCGCAAGCTGCAACTTCGACCGGATCTGGAAAGATCCTCTACTTCTGGGCTACTTCCCCGGGGCCGGCAGGGACTCGAAAACCTGACGGTTACCCGTCAGGCGGCTGGTGCGAGGGAGTGGACTCGAACCACCGACCTCGCGCTTATCAGGCGCGTGCTCTGACCAGCTGAGCTACCCTCGCGTCACCGACCGGGACCCCCCGGTCGGTCCGTCCTGGTGCGGATGGAGGGATTTGAACCCCCACGGCCTTGCGGCCACTAGACCCTGAATCTAGCGCGTCTGCCAGTTCCGCCACATCCGCACGGACCCCGGCGGAACCCTCCCGCTCCGGGCACTAGGGATTCTACCTCGGCCGGCCACAGAAGTCAACTCCGGCCCCCCTTCTGAGCAGGATCAGAACACGCCGAGGGTGCGATCGACCTGCGCCATCATCAGGTCGACCAGGTCTCCGTACGTGCACGGCCGGCACCCGGGCACGAGGGGCGCGCCGGCGACCCCCCGCAGGGCCAGGTCGTCCTCCAGCGCCAGGACGGATTCGAACCGCCCTGCAGGCAGGGCGACCGGCGAGCCGGCCACCGCGGCCAGCACCCCGTCCTCCACCAGTGCCACCGTGACCGGATGGCCGCTGTCGGCCAGGGACGCCGCCAGGGCGACCGCCCGGCGCGCGGCCGCCGACGTCGGGCTGCTGCCGATCAGGATCGCAATCCGTTCCACTCCTTCTTCCTCCCCGGTGCGGAGTTGACGGGCGGCCGCGCGTGCTCGGGGCCCGGGCCGGACTCTCAGAAGCGCAGCAGGTAGCGTGCCTCCGCCACGGCCGCGGCCAGGCGGCGGTCGTCGACCACCTCGACCCCTTCCACGAGGTCGTCCGGAGTGAGGCCCCGTCCGGCCAGGCTCGGCCCGTGCACGAGGACGCGGGGCGCCGGGCCGGCGGCGGGGTGCAGGGACTGACGCAGCGCCTCGGCGAGCGCCACGAAGCCGCTGTCCCGTACCTCCTGCCCCCGCCGGGCGAGCCACACGCCGTCGTCGACCAGGACGGCGGTGGCCGAGAACCCGTTTGCCAGTGCGCCGTTCAGGTGCCGCACCCCTTCTGCCGCCAGGGCCGAGCCGTACGGCGCGCGGGAGATCCAGACGCAGATCGACGGCTGCACGGGTCCTCCCTCCTTACTGACCCAGAGCGATGAACGCCCGGGATTCCTGGACCATCGCGAAGAGGTTCTTGAGGGAACTGGGCCGGGTCCCGTCGATCCGGACCTCCCGCCGGAGCCCCCGCAGCTGCAGGCAAGAGCCGCAGAGGTCGACCCGGAGGCCCTTCTCGATCAGCGCCGGCAGCCGCTCGCCCACCGGGGGCAGCCCCTCCGCCTTCTGACCGGCGGTAGCGGCGTACACGCCGTCCGCCGAGGCGAAGAGGTTCACCCGGTATCCCCGCTCCAGGGCGGCCTCGGCGAGGTTCAGGGCCGTCCGGGCGGCTTCCGACCCGAAGGGGGTGCCGGTCAGGAAGAGCGTCAGTGTGGCGGCAGGGGTTGGATCCGACATGCGCCGTCGCCTCCGGTCGTGCTGCCTTTTCCTTGCAGGCTACCACCCGACGGGGTATACTACAATCGCATGATTTGCATAGAATCCATGCGATTTCCGCATCAAAGGAGGACGTGCCGGTGGACCTGCACCACCTCCAGACGTTCCGGCACGTCGCCCGCGTCCTCAACTTCACGCGCGCCGCAGAGGACCTCTCCCTGAGCCAGTCCGCCGTGTCCCGCCACATCGAGGCGCTCGAGGCGGAGTTCGGGCTCGAGCTCTTCGCCCGCAGCGGCAGGGGCGTGGCCCTGACGGAGGCGGGCCTGAGGCTCCTGGACTACGCCGACCGCATCGTGCGCCTTTCGGAGGAGGCCCGCCGGGCCCTCGGGGAGCTGAAGGACCTGGAGAGCGGCCGGCTGGCGCTCGGCGCCAGCACCACCCCCGGCAACTACGTCCTGGGCCCCGTGGTGGCCCGCTACCAGGAACGTTACCCCGGCATCGACCTCCGGGTGGAGGTCCGCGACACCCAGTCGGTCCTCCGCCGGCTGGAGAAGGGAGCCCTCGACCTGGCGGTGGTGGCGGGACCGGTGGACCAGCCGGGGCTGCAGGCCGAACCCTGTGTGGGCGATGAGCTCCTCCTGGTGGCCGCACCCCATCACCCCCTCGCCCGCCGGGGGACCATCCGCCTCCAGGATCTCGCCGGCACCCGCCTCTTCCTGCGCGAGCCCGGGTCGAACACGCGGCAGGCCGTGGAGGCGCACTTCCGGGCGCGGGGCGTTCCCCTCGGCCCGACGAGCGAGCTCGGCAGCACCGAGGCGATCAAGCGGGCCGTCGGCGCCGCAGGCGGGGTGGCCTTCCTCTCCCGCTACGCCGTGGCGGCCGACCTGGCCGCGGGTACCCTCGTCGCCCTGGACGGCCCCGACAGCCGCATCCCCCGCCAGTTTGTCCTGGCCTACCTGAAAGGCGGCCGGCGCCCACCGGCGGCGCTCGCGTTCGCCGCGCTCCTCCGCAAGATGCGCCCCGCCCTGGAGCGCGCCACGGAGCCAGGCGGCGCCACGGAGCCGCTGCCCGGAGCCGGCCCGGCGAGGCGTGCCGGCTGCGGGGAACCGGCCACGCCGGCCTGAAGCGCGCAGGAAAGGAGGCCCGGCCCGTGTGCGAGCCGCCCATCCGCCTCACGTCGTACTCGCCCGGCTCCGGCTGAGCCTGCAAGATCGGCGCGGCCGATCTGGCGCAGGTCCTGCGCCACCTCCCTCCCGTCAGCGACCCCCGGTTCCTCGGCCGGGTGGGGGACGATGCAGCGGTGTACCGGATCTCCGACGACCTGGCGGTCGTTCAGGCCGTCGACTACATCACCCCCGTCGTGAACGACCCCTACGCGTTCGGCCAGGTGGCGGCGGCGAACGCCCTGAGCGACCTCTACGCGATGGGGGCGACCCCGGTCTTCGCCCTCAACCTCATCGGCTTCCCGGTCCGCAGCCTCCCCCTGGGCCACATGGAACAGATCCTGCTGGGCGGCGCGGCCAAGGCCGCCGAGGCGGGCGTGGTCATCGCCGGGGGCCACTCCATCGAGGACCCGGCCCCCAAGTACGGGCTGGCCGTCACCGGCTTCGTGCATCCCGCACGCCTGATCACCAAGGCGGGCGGCCGGCCCGGGGACGTGCTGTTCCTCACCAAGCCCCTCGGCACCGGGGTGATCACCACGGCCATCGACGAGGGACTGGCGCCTCAGGAGCTGGAGCAGCGCGTCCTGCCCGTGATGACCGCCCTGAACCGGGGGGCGGCGGAAGCCATGGCCCGGGTGGGGGCCACGGCCTGCACGGACGTGACGGGCTTCGGCCTCCTCGGCCACCTGCACGACCTGGCCCGGCGCAGCGGGGTCGCGGCCCGGGTCGACGCGCTCCGGGTTCCCGTGCTGCCCGAGGCCCGGGAGTGGGCCTGGCGCGGGGCCATCTCCAGCGGCACCCGGGGCAACCTGCGGGAGGCCGATTCCTACGTCACCTGGGGGCCAGACGTGCCGGAGGCCGACCGGGTCCTCCTGTGCGACGCCCAGACGTCGGGCGGTCTCCTGGTGGCCGTGCCGCCGGAGCGGGAGGCGGAGTTCGCCCGGCTTCTCGAGGACGCGGGCTGCCTCGCCTGCGGGGCGATCGGGGAGCTGGCGGAGGGGCCGCCGGGCCGGCTCTACGTGGGGACCCTGGCGGGGTTCCCCGATTGACCTGACAGCCAACGCGCCGGACGGTCCACAACGAATGTGTCCCTGGACGGAGGGCCGGCGCAATCGTCGCGCTGGGAACGCCCCGGTCGGTACGTGCGGTACCGCCCGCGCTTTGCACCGGGTACGCTACGCAAGACGGTGCCCCTTCCGGGAGAACTTCGCTGGCGGCTCGGAAGCGCGCCGCCTGGGGTATGACGCGGCGCGCGTGTTCCTCCGCACGGTGCAAGCGGGGGAAGGAACCGGCCTGCTGGTGGTGGAGTACGGGAACAGGGAACGGCTGGGACGGGCGAAAACCCTCTTCCAGGAGATCCGGGATCCCAGGCTTTCCCTGGTCGACGCCCTCAGCTTCGCCATCATGCGAGAACTGGGGCTACGGCGCTGTTTCGCCTTCGACGATCATTTCCCACAGGCCGGGTTCGAGCCCGTGGCGTAGGGCTGTACCCGCTGCCTGCCGGCGGCGGACCCCTCGCCGTCCGAGCGGTGGCGGGATCCGCCCTGCACGGCCCGGCCCGGCGGAAAGTGAAAGACACTGCTCTCCGGCGATCGCCCTACAGGAGTTCAAGCACTTGCGCGCGAATGTACTACGGGTGGCGGCCACCGCGGACGATCCCTGCCGCCGCCCGGAGGCAGGTCTGTGCGCCGGCGCAGCAGCATCCGCCTGAAACTCCTCGTCGCCATGCTTTCGCTCGGGCTCGTCCCGCTCGCCGCCGGAGCGGGCAGTCTCCTCCTGGGCTGGCAGGTCCTGACCGGCACTGTCCGGGCGTCCGTCGCCCAGTTGCCGGTGGGGGCGGCGAACCGGATCGAGGAGCTCCTCTACTTCCGCTACGTCGACGTCGCCCACTACTCCCGGCTCCCGGTCGTGCTGGACCCGGAGGCGCGAGCCGCGCAGGGGCAGCTGTTCCAGCGCATCCTGCAGCTGTACCAGCCCTACGCCTGGCTCGGCCGGCTCAGCCCGGAAGGGGTGGTCCAGAGCGCCTCAGACCCCGGGTCGGTGGGAATGGACCTGGGAAGCCAGCCGTGGTTCCGGGCGGCCCGGGATGCAGCTCTCCGGGGAGGGCCGGCCGCCGAGCCGGCCGTGTCCGTGTCCGACGTGCACCCGCTGGTGCAGGGCGACCTGCAGCCGGTGGTCGGGTTCACCGCGCCCCTCTGGTCAACTGAAGGCGTCCTGACGGGGTTCGTCCACACCGAGGTCTCCATGGCCTTCGTGTCTCACCACGTCACCGCCGTGGACCCGGGACGGCACGGCAAGGTGCTCCTCATCGACCGCCAGGGCCGCATCCTCGCCGACCGTTCCGGCCCCCTCCCGGCCACCCTGCCCGATCCGGGTCTGCCCGACTGGGGAGTCGATGCCAGGGGGTTCCGGCAGCTCGGGAGCGTGCGGCAGGCGCTGGCGGGCGAGAGCGGGGTGCTGCGGGAGCGGGTGGGCCGCCAGGACGTGATCGCCGGCTTCACTTCACTCCGCGGCTTCGGACCTTACCCGGGGCTCGGCTGGTCGCTGATCGTCCTCCTCCCCACCCACGAGGCCCTGGGAGCCGTCTTCACGCAGGCGCGCTTCACCGCCGCGATCCTGGGCGTGGGTCTCGTGCTGGTCATGGTCGTCTCGCTCCTCCTCGCGCGCCACCTGACCGCCCCCGTTCTCCGGCTGGTTCAGGTCTCGCGGAGCGTGGAGCAGGGCGACCTGCGGGACGATTTCCCGGCCTCCCGCAGTGGTGACGAACTGGCCGAACTCACGGAAAGCTTCCGCTCCATGGTCCGCGCCGTCGCCCGCAAGCAGGCCGAACTGCAGGAGGCCAACCGCCTGCAGTCCGAGTTCCTCACCAACGTCACGCACGAGTCCCGGACGCCGCTCACGGTGGTCCTCGCCCTGACGGAGATGCTCCTGGAGGAGATGGCGGGTCCGCTCGGGCCGCGCCAGCGGCACTACCTGGAGAACATCCAGGCCAACGCCCGGCGGGCGCTGGGGTGGATCAACGACCTCCTCGACCTGGCCCGGGCCCAGGCGGGCAAGATGGAGCTGAACGTCCGCCCCGTGAGGCTCCGTGAGGCTGTCGGACCCGTGCGCGAGGGGATCGTGCACCTGGCCCGGCAGAAGGAGATCCGCTACGCCGAGGACCTGCCCGAGGACCTCCCTCCGGTCATGGCCGATCCCGATCGCCTGGGACAGATCCTCACGAACCTCCTGGGCAACGCCGTCAAGTTCACGCCCCCGGGCGGGCGGGTCACCCTGTCGGCGGGACCCGCCCGGGACGGCTTCCTCGAGGTGCGGGTCCGCGACACGGGCATCGGCATCCCGCCGGAGGAGCGGGAGCGGATCTTCGACCAGTTCCACCAGGTCGACTCGTCACTCGCCAGACGCTACCCCGGCACCGGCATCGGGCTGGCGCTGGTGAAGCGCCTGGTCGAGTTGCACGGTGGAACCATCCGGGTCGAGAGCGAGCCCGGGCAGGGCTCCGAGTTCACGTTCACGCTGCCACTGGCGCCCGCCGGCGCGCCGGCCGTGACCCCCTCGCCCCTCCCGGCCACCGACCCGGGGAGGTGACAGTTCGTGCCGAAGCGCATCCTGGTGATCGACGACGACCCCCACATCCGGGAACTGGTGGCCGACCTCCTGCGGCTGGAGGGCTACCACGTGGAGACGGCCGGGGACGGCGAGTCGGGCCTCGCCCTGGCCGCGACCCTGGCGCCGGACCTCATCGTCCTGGACCTCATGATGCCGGCGATGGACGGCTTCGAGGTCACGCGCCGGATCCGCCGCCACTCGCAGGTCCCCATCGTGGTGCTGACGGTCCGTGACGCCGAACTGGACAAGCTCCAGGGGTTCACCCTTGGCGTGGACGACTACGTCACCAAGCCGTTCAGCCCGCTGGAGCTCCTGATGCGCGTGAAGGCCGTCCTGCGCCGTGCCTCGCCGGCGCGGGCCGAGGAGCACGCGGCGGAGGTGGTCCAGTTCGGGGACGTCACCGTCGACCGCCTGACCCACCGCGTGCTCAAGGGCGGCCGGCTCATCCCCCTGACGACCGGCGAGTTCAACGTCCTGTGGGCGCTGGTGAGCCACCCGGGCCAGGTGCTGACCCGAGAGCAGGTGATGGAGCTGGCCTGGGGCCCCGACGCGGTGGGCGGTCCGGAGAGCGTGACGGTCCTGGTGTCCCGCATCCGGGAGAAGATCGAGGACGATCCTGCCTCCCCCCGCTGGATCCAGACCGTGCGCGGCGCCGGCTACCGCTTCGTCCCCCAGCCGCGGTCCCCCGCCTGACCGGCGCCCCGCACGACCTGTCGGACGCTCTTCCCGCCCGGGCTCGCCCGGGCGTCATTTGTCTCTCTTGACTCAGTGGACGCACTTCGCTCTTTCCGTTGAGGCAGGGTTTGTGCGGGGTTCCGAATCCAGCAAGCCCGCTGCCCTATGCTGCCAGTAGGGCAAGCCCGTGACCATCGCTGCGCAGCACAGGGTGGGATCGCGATGCCGGAAACCACGAACACCCGTGACAGCTCCCCACGCCTCACCCGCCGCCGCTTCCTCCGCTACATGGGCATCGCGGGTGCCGCAGCTGGGGCGGCCACGGTCCTGAGCACGTACGAGGGGTTCTTCCGGGTCAGCCGGGCGGCACCCGGCGCCCTCACCCCGACGGCGGAGTTCAAGACGGTGCGGACGGTCTGCTCGCCCAACTGTACGGGAGCCTGCGGCATGCGGGCCTACGTGCGGGACGGGAAGGTCGTCAAGATCCGCCAGGCCGCCGACTTCCCGACCCCGGCGTACAACCCCCGGGGCTGCATGAAGGGGCTGTCGTTCATGCAGACCCTGTACGGCCCTGACCGCATCCGCAAGCCCCTGATGCGGGTGGGCGCCCGGGGCGAGAGGAAGTGGCGTGAGGTCAGCTGGGACGAGGCGCTGGATTTCATCGCCGCCAAGCTGAAGGAGATCATCCGGCGGGATGGCCCGCGCTCGATCTACTTCTTCCCGCAGCTCCCCGGGACCGGACCGGTTCAGAAAGGGTCGGCCACCCGCCTCGCCGCGCTCCTGGGCGCCTCCCACGGCACGTTCTACGACTTCAACGGCGACCTGCCGCTGTCGATGCCCATCACCTTCGGGGTGCAGTGCTCCGAACACGAGAGCAAGGACTGGGCGAACGCGCGCTGCCTCCTCCTCTTCGGGGCCAACCCGGTCGAGACCCGCATCCCGGACGCGCACTTCCTCATGGACGCGGTGGAGAAGGGCGCACCGCTGATCGTCTTCGACCCGACCTTCTCCCCCACCGCCGCCAAGGCGGACGTGTGGGTGCGCCTGCGCCCGGGCAGCGACGGCGCCGTCGCCCTGGCCATGGCCAACGTGATCCTGGCCGACGGCGCGGCGGACCTCGACTTCATGGCGGCCTACACCGACGCCCCTCTCCTCGTCCGGGCCGACACGCGAAAGCGGCTGCGCGAGGCGGACCTGGTGGCGGGCGGCTCGCCGGACCGCTTCGTGGTGTGGGACCAGGTCAAGGGTGGCCCCCACGCCGTCGGCACCGACCGCCTGGGCATCCCCCCCGGCACCCGGCCGGCGCTCGAGGGCACCTTCCGCGTGAAGCTGGCGAACGGCAACGAGGTCGAGGTCTCGCCCGGCTTCCAGCACGTGCTCAACGCCGTCCGCCGGTACACCCCCGAGAAGGCCGAGGAGCTGAGCGGGGTCCCGGCCGACACCATCCGCAAGGTCGCCCGCATCTACGCCTCCCACCGCCCCGGCGCCATCATCATGGGCGGCGCGACCAACCACTGGTACCACGGGGACCTGGCCGGCAGGGCGCTCGCCTTGCTGACGGCGCTCACCGGGAACATCGGCAAGAGCGGCGGCGGCATCAGCATCTACGTGGGCCAGTACAAGCTCCGGTTCGACGTGTCGAAGTGGTGGTTCCCCGACGGGAAGCGGCCGAACTTCGTACCCCCCATGTACCTCATCGAGGGCCCCACCCCCACGATGAACCCGTCCATCAAGCTCCCCGAGAACGGCTTCAAGGCGATCCTCATCTCGCACAGCAACATGATGAACCAGTCGCCGAACCTGAACAAGCTCTGGTCGCGGCTGGAAAAGATGGACCTCATCGTGGTCATGGACTTCCAGATGACCCCCACCGCCGAACTGGCGGACGTCGTGCTCCCCGCCGCCTCGTGGTACGAGAAGTACGACCTCATCGCCTCGCCGCTGCACCCGCACCTGCAGCTCATGCAGCCGGCGATCGAGCCGGTGGGCGAGGCCCGGCCGGAGCTGTGGATCTACCGCGAGTTGGCCCGTCGCCTGGACCCGGGGTTCGCGAAGTACTACGAGATGGACGAGGAAGCCATCATCCGGCTCATCCTCGAAACCGGCGGGCCCGAGATCGAGGGGATCACCCTCGAGGACCTCAAGAAGGGGCCGGTGCGCCTGCGCGTGCCGGACCCGGACGTGATGTTCTACGAGCAGATTCACGAGTTCAAGCCCTTCCCGACCCGGACGTACCCCTTCCCCCTCAGTGCCACCCAGACCTTCGTGAAGACCGGCCGGGCCGAGTTCTACAAGGAAGAGGACCGCTTCCTCGAATACGGCGAGGAGGTCCCGGTCTACAAGCCGCCGTTCCGAGCCAGCGGCGAGGATGCGGGCAAGTATCCGCTGGTCCTCCTCAGCCCCCACTCCCGGTGGCGGGTCCACTCCACCTACTCCAACCTGCCGTGGCTGAACGAGATCCACCCGCGGCCGGAGGTGCACATCCACCCGGACGACGCCCGGGCACGCGGCATCCGCCACGGCGCCCTGGTGGAGCTCTTCAACGACCGCGGCCGTACCGTCCTCTGGGCGCGCGTGACCCGGAACGTGCCGCCGGGGACCCTGATCCTCTACGAGGGCTGGTGGGCCCGCTACTTCGCCAGGGGCCGCGGCGTGAACGAGCTGACCACGAGCGCCATCAACCCGATCCACGAGATCTACTTCCTGCCCAACGTGTGGTCGCCCGTCACCGCATGGAAGGAAGCGCTCTGCGACGTGCGTCCGGTCGAAGGGAGGTCTCTGTGATGTCGGCTGTCACTGCTCCTTCCGCGCCCGGCACGGCGGCGCAGGCTCCCGCCGCCGGAAGGAAGCGCAAGCTCGGGATGGCCATCGACCTGGACCGGTGCCTGGGCTGCTGGGCCTGCGCCATCGCCTGCAAGGAGGAGAACAACATCCCGCTCGGGTTGTGGTGGAACCGGGTGCTCACGGCTGGCGGCGGGGATGACGACGTGGAGGAGCCCGAGGGGCTCGGCATGGTCCTGGAGGGCCCGCTGACCGAGGGAGCCGGGGATCCCTTGCAGATGGGCTACCTGCCCCTCTCCTGCCAGCACTGCGAGGATCCGCCGTGCGCGAAGGTATGCCCGACCGGGGCCACGTACAAGCGAGACCAAGACGGGATCGTCCTCGTCGACTACGACAAGTGCATCGGCTGCCGCTACTGCATGGCGGCGTGCCCGTACGGCGTGCGCGTGTTCAACTGGGGCAAGGCGCGCCGGGTGCCGGACTTCGACTACGGCGAGGTGGCGGCGCGGCCGGCCGGCGTGGTGGAGAAGTGCACGTTCTGCGTCCACCTCGTCGACCGGGGCGAGCTGCCCGCCTGCGTGGCGGCCTGCCCGGGCCAGGCAAGGATCTTTGGCGACCTGAACGACCCGGACAGCGCGGTCTCCCGGGCGATCGTGGCCAAGGGCGGCTTCCGGCTGCTGGAGGACAAGAACACCCGGCCGCAGGTCTTCTACCTCTCCTCGCGGAGGAGGCGGGTGCTGTGATGGCACGGCGCGCGTGGATGCTCTTCCTGGGAGCCCTGACCGCGGCGGGAATGGCGGCCTGGGCCTACCAGCTCGCCCGGGGGCTCACCGTCACCGGACTGACCAACACGGTGAGCTGGGGGCTCTACATCATCGTGTTCATGTTCCTGGTCGGCCTGAGCGCCGGCGGGCTCATCGTCGCCGCAGGGGCTCAGCTCATGGGCGGGCGGCAGTACCGGCCGCTCGCGCCGGTGGCGGTCCTGGTCTCGGCAGTGTGCATCGCCCTGGCGGCACTCATGATCCTGCCCGATCTCGGCCGCCCGGACCGCGTGCTGCGGGTCCTCGTGTCGGCCCGGTGGTCGTCCCCCCTCGTGTGGGACGTCTACATCATCCTG
Coding sequences:
- a CDS encoding DsrE/DsrF/TusD sulfur relay family protein — its product is MSDPTPAATLTLFLTGTPFGSEAARTALNLAEAALERGYRVNLFASADGVYAATAGQKAEGLPPVGERLPALIEKGLRVDLCGSCLQLRGLRREVRIDGTRPSSLKNLFAMVQESRAFIALGQ
- a CDS encoding DsrE family protein, which encodes MQPSICVWISRAPYGSALAAEGVRHLNGALANGFSATAVLVDDGVWLARRGQEVRDSGFVALAEALRQSLHPAAGPAPRVLVHGPSLAGRGLTPDDLVEGVEVVDDRRLAAAVAEARYLLRF
- a CDS encoding response regulator transcription factor — translated: MPKRILVIDDDPHIRELVADLLRLEGYHVETAGDGESGLALAATLAPDLIVLDLMMPAMDGFEVTRRIRRHSQVPIVVLTVRDAELDKLQGFTLGVDDYVTKPFSPLELLMRVKAVLRRASPARAEEHAAEVVQFGDVTVDRLTHRVLKGGRLIPLTTGEFNVLWALVSHPGQVLTREQVMELAWGPDAVGGPESVTVLVSRIREKIEDDPASPRWIQTVRGAGYRFVPQPRSPA
- a CDS encoding sensor histidine kinase produces the protein MRRRSSIRLKLLVAMLSLGLVPLAAGAGSLLLGWQVLTGTVRASVAQLPVGAANRIEELLYFRYVDVAHYSRLPVVLDPEARAAQGQLFQRILQLYQPYAWLGRLSPEGVVQSASDPGSVGMDLGSQPWFRAARDAALRGGPAAEPAVSVSDVHPLVQGDLQPVVGFTAPLWSTEGVLTGFVHTEVSMAFVSHHVTAVDPGRHGKVLLIDRQGRILADRSGPLPATLPDPGLPDWGVDARGFRQLGSVRQALAGESGVLRERVGRQDVIAGFTSLRGFGPYPGLGWSLIVLLPTHEALGAVFTQARFTAAILGVGLVLVMVVSLLLARHLTAPVLRLVQVSRSVEQGDLRDDFPASRSGDELAELTESFRSMVRAVARKQAELQEANRLQSEFLTNVTHESRTPLTVVLALTEMLLEEMAGPLGPRQRHYLENIQANARRALGWINDLLDLARAQAGKMELNVRPVRLREAVGPVREGIVHLARQKEIRYAEDLPEDLPPVMADPDRLGQILTNLLGNAVKFTPPGGRVTLSAGPARDGFLEVRVRDTGIGIPPEERERIFDQFHQVDSSLARRYPGTGIGLALVKRLVELHGGTIRVESEPGQGSEFTFTLPLAPAGAPAVTPSPLPATDPGR
- a CDS encoding DsrH/TusB family sulfur relay protein, coding for MERIAILIGSSPTSAAARRAVALAASLADSGHPVTVALVEDGVLAAVAGSPVALPAGRFESVLALEDDLALRGVAGAPLVPGCRPCTYGDLVDLMMAQVDRTLGVF
- a CDS encoding molybdopterin-containing oxidoreductase family protein, with amino-acid sequence MPETTNTRDSSPRLTRRRFLRYMGIAGAAAGAATVLSTYEGFFRVSRAAPGALTPTAEFKTVRTVCSPNCTGACGMRAYVRDGKVVKIRQAADFPTPAYNPRGCMKGLSFMQTLYGPDRIRKPLMRVGARGERKWREVSWDEALDFIAAKLKEIIRRDGPRSIYFFPQLPGTGPVQKGSATRLAALLGASHGTFYDFNGDLPLSMPITFGVQCSEHESKDWANARCLLLFGANPVETRIPDAHFLMDAVEKGAPLIVFDPTFSPTAAKADVWVRLRPGSDGAVALAMANVILADGAADLDFMAAYTDAPLLVRADTRKRLREADLVAGGSPDRFVVWDQVKGGPHAVGTDRLGIPPGTRPALEGTFRVKLANGNEVEVSPGFQHVLNAVRRYTPEKAEELSGVPADTIRKVARIYASHRPGAIIMGGATNHWYHGDLAGRALALLTALTGNIGKSGGGISIYVGQYKLRFDVSKWWFPDGKRPNFVPPMYLIEGPTPTMNPSIKLPENGFKAILISHSNMMNQSPNLNKLWSRLEKMDLIVVMDFQMTPTAELADVVLPAASWYEKYDLIASPLHPHLQLMQPAIEPVGEARPELWIYRELARRLDPGFAKYYEMDEEAIIRLILETGGPEIEGITLEDLKKGPVRLRVPDPDVMFYEQIHEFKPFPTRTYPFPLSATQTFVKTGRAEFYKEEDRFLEYGEEVPVYKPPFRASGEDAGKYPLVLLSPHSRWRVHSTYSNLPWLNEIHPRPEVHIHPDDARARGIRHGALVELFNDRGRTVLWARVTRNVPPGTLILYEGWWARYFARGRGVNELTTSAINPIHEIYFLPNVWSPVTAWKEALCDVRPVEGRSL
- the selD gene encoding selenide, water dikinase SelD — encoded protein: MRLTSYSPGSGUACKIGAADLAQVLRHLPPVSDPRFLGRVGDDAAVYRISDDLAVVQAVDYITPVVNDPYAFGQVAAANALSDLYAMGATPVFALNLIGFPVRSLPLGHMEQILLGGAAKAAEAGVVIAGGHSIEDPAPKYGLAVTGFVHPARLITKAGGRPGDVLFLTKPLGTGVITTAIDEGLAPQELEQRVLPVMTALNRGAAEAMARVGATACTDVTGFGLLGHLHDLARRSGVAARVDALRVPVLPEAREWAWRGAISSGTRGNLREADSYVTWGPDVPEADRVLLCDAQTSGGLLVAVPPEREAEFARLLEDAGCLACGAIGELAEGPPGRLYVGTLAGFPD
- a CDS encoding PIN domain-containing protein, which produces MFLRTVQAGEGTGLLVVEYGNRERLGRAKTLFQEIRDPRLSLVDALSFAIMRELGLRRCFAFDDHFPQAGFEPVA
- a CDS encoding 4Fe-4S dicluster domain-containing protein → MAIDLDRCLGCWACAIACKEENNIPLGLWWNRVLTAGGGDDDVEEPEGLGMVLEGPLTEGAGDPLQMGYLPLSCQHCEDPPCAKVCPTGATYKRDQDGIVLVDYDKCIGCRYCMAACPYGVRVFNWGKARRVPDFDYGEVAARPAGVVEKCTFCVHLVDRGELPACVAACPGQARIFGDLNDPDSAVSRAIVAKGGFRLLEDKNTRPQVFYLSSRRRRVL
- a CDS encoding LysR family transcriptional regulator, which translates into the protein MDLHHLQTFRHVARVLNFTRAAEDLSLSQSAVSRHIEALEAEFGLELFARSGRGVALTEAGLRLLDYADRIVRLSEEARRALGELKDLESGRLALGASTTPGNYVLGPVVARYQERYPGIDLRVEVRDTQSVLRRLEKGALDLAVVAGPVDQPGLQAEPCVGDELLLVAAPHHPLARRGTIRLQDLAGTRLFLREPGSNTRQAVEAHFRARGVPLGPTSELGSTEAIKRAVGAAGGVAFLSRYAVAADLAAGTLVALDGPDSRIPRQFVLAYLKGGRRPPAALAFAALLRKMRPALERATEPGGATEPLPGAGPARRAGCGEPATPA